The nucleotide window CGATCAGCGGCGGGCGAGTGGGCGCAGCCGCCTTCGGCGCATCGCCGGGCGTGACCGGCTTCGATCGCTCCACTTTGGGCGGCTGAAGGCCCGGTGACGAGGACGGTGCCACGGTAACAGGCGCGCACGGCTGCACGTACACCGGCTGGCAGTAAACGGGCGGCGCGTAGTAGACCGGCGCTGGCTGGTAATACACGTACGCGGGCGCATAATAGGAGCCACCGGCGGGCGGCCAGCACGCTGATACCCAATCGGGCACCAGCACCAGCGCAAAGAAGACGGTCACGCACAGTTGACGCTTCATGGTGGAGTCCTTTCCGGTGGCGATCCTCGCGTACCACAAGTTGTAACTTTTTCACTGACCGCGATTCAACCCGACTTCTCGAAGGGGCCAAAATGGTGCGGGTCGTCACGACGCTCACGGCGGCCATTGCTCTCGCGACGCCCGTCGCGGCTCAACCCGAGCCGAACGCGTTACTCGCCCAGCGATACGAACTCGGCCAGCGGGTGAAACGGTTCGAGCGGGAATGGGAGAAGCGGGACGGCACCGCGGCCCGTGCCCGGGCGCTCGGGCACCTGTCGAAGCTCACCCAGCAGTTCTTCGCGATCCAGTTCGGCGAAGCCGGGCGTTCGCTCGACCTCGCGACCTTCGCCCTGACGACCGACGACGAGCCCTCAAACGCGCAACTGTGGGCGTGGAGCCTGTACGCCGTTCCGGAATCGCGCGTACTCGACGGAACGGCGAAAGAGCTGACCGTAACGATCGCCCCGCTGTACGCGCTGAAGGGCGAGCGGCCCAAGAACCTGGAAGTGCAGCTCTGGTTCACGGACAAGCAACTCGTAACCGCCAGGCCCGACAAGTTCCCGTACACGGTCAAGGTGCCGCTCCCCGCCCTGGGCGAGTTCGAGGGGTTGGATCGCAAGCTCTATTTCATGGTCGAAAGCGGTAAAGAGCTTCGCCGCTCCGCGGTCGGCGTTTCGCAGGTGGCGAGCGCGCCCCCGCGCCTCGCGGCGCTCAAGAAGGCCGCCGGCGCGTGGAAGTCGCTCGGTACCATCGAGCAAGCGACCGTGCGCGACCGCGCCGAGCAGCTCACGAGCGTCGCCAGCGGGGCGATGCCGGAGACGGACCTCCCGATCGCCGACCTGCTCAAGAACGCCGAAACCATGTTGAACGGGGAACCGTTCTTCACCCCCGCGAAGGCCGGCGAGTTCTGGCTGTCGGTCCCACTGGGGGAAAAGAAAGCGGCCCCCTGCCGTGTGTTCGTGCCGCGCGGGCTGACGCCGCACAAGCCCGTGCCGGTCGTGTTCGCGCTGCACGGGGCGGGCGGGTCCGAGAACCTGTTCTTCGAGGGGTACGGCGCCGGGCGCGTCGTCACCGAGTGCCGCGACCGGGGCTGGGTGCTGGTCGCCCCGCGCAGCGGAACGGCCTTCGCCGGCGCGCCGCCCGTTGCGAAGATTTTGGACCAGCTCGCAACGCGGTACCCACTGGACACGAAGCGTGTGTTCGTCGTCGGTCATTCAATGGGCGCCTCTCAAACGGTGGAACTGGTTCAGAAGCACCCGGGGCGGTTCGCCGCGGTCGCGGCCCTTGGCGGGGGCGGGACCGTGAAGGACGCCAAACCGTTCGCCGAACAGCCCACGTTCGTCGGCGTCGGTAACAACGATTTCGCGCTCCCGGCCGCGCGCGGGCTGCGCAAGGCGCTCACGGACGGCGGGGCGAAGCACGTGACGTACAAGGAGTACGCGGGTGTCGAGCACATGGTGATTGTCCGCGCGGCGCTCCCGGACGTGTTCGCGCTGTTCGACGAGCGCGCGAAGTAGTCGGCCCCCGCAATCCGATACGGTGACCGCACCGCCCCGGCCCCCGGTCGCGACCAGCGGCCCCGGCCGGTTCGCCGGCGCGGGCCGTCCGGCGGCGGTTGTGGCGGCCCGCTCTCACTTCCCGCATAATGGGCCGCATGAACCCCATCGTCTTCGCTCTGCGGAACCCCGTCACCGTCATGGTCGGGGTGGTCGCGGTTCTCATCGGCAGCGCGCTCGCGGCCGTGCGCATGAACGCGGACGTGTTCCCGCCGCTCAACCAGCCGGTCATCTACATCTGCCAGCCCTACGGCGGCATGTCGCCGGCCCAGATGGAAGGGCTGCTGACCAACTACTACGAGTTCCACTTCCTCTACGTGAACGGGGTGAAGCACCTCGAGAGCCGCAACATCTTCGGCATGGCCCTCATCAAGGTCCACTTCCACCCGGGCACCGACATGGCCCAGGCGACGGCCGAGGTGGTGGCCGCGGTCAACCGGGCGCGGTTCATGATGCCGCCCGGCACCGTGCCCCCGTTCGTGACCCGCACCGACACCGGGACCGCGCCCGTCGGGTACCTCGTCGTCTCGAGCGACACAAAATCGATCAAGGACATCCAGGACATCGCCACGCTCCGCGTGCGCCCCCAGTTCGCGAGCGTGCCGGGGGTGTCGAGCCCGCCCGCGTTCGGCGGGAACCAGCGGGCCGTCGTCGTGAACGTGAACCCCGACGCGGTCGCGAAGCAGGGCCTCACGCTGTGGCAGGTGACCGACGCCATCGCCGCCGGCAACCCGGTCACCCCGTCGGGCACGCTCAAGGCCGGCGACCGCCAGGTGCTCGTCACGTCCAACGTGATGGCCGGCGGGAACCCCGTGCAGGAACTCGGCGCGGTCCCGGTCAAGCTCGGCGCGCACCCGGTGCTGCTGCGGGACGTGGCCACGCTCGAAGACGCCTCCGACCTCACGTCGGGGTACGCGCTCGTGAACGGCCGGCGGTCGGTGTACATGCTCATCACCAAGCGGGCCGACGCCTCGACCGTAGCGGTCGTGGACGAGCTGAAGGCGGCACTCCCGCGGATGCGCGAGTCGGTGCCCGAGGACGTGGGCATCGAGTTCGCCTTCGACCAGTCGCCGATCGTCGTGGAGTCCATGTGGGGGGTCGGTACGGAGGGGCTGATCGGCGCCGCCCTGACGGGCCTCATGGTGCTCCTCTTCCTCCGCGACTGGCGCTCGGTAGTGGTGGTGGTGCTCAACATCCCCATCGCGCTGTGTGCCGCCGGGTTCGCCCTGTGGGCCAGCGGGCAGTCGCTGAACCTCATGACGCTCGGCGGGCTGGCGCTGGCGGTCGGCATCCTCGTCGACGAGGCGACGGTAGAGGTGGAGAACATCCACACGCAACTGCTCCGGTACGACAGCGTGGCCCGCGCAGTGCGCCAGGGGAACCTCGAAACGGCCGTGCCGCGGCTGCTGGCCATGCTGTGCATCCTCGCCGTGTTCATCCCGTCGTTCTTCATGGAAGGGGCGGCCCGGGAACTGTTCGTTCCGCTGTCGCTGGCGGTCGGGTACGCCATGATCGCGTCGTACCTCCTGTCGAGCACGTTCGTGCCCGTCATGTCGGTGTGGCTGCTGAAGCACACGCCGGCGCACACGGAAGCCAAGGGCGGGCTGTTCGCCCGGGTGCTCGACGGCTACGAAGCGGTCGTGGCCCGCCTCGTTCACCTCCGGTACGCCACCGTGCCGCTCTACCTGCTCGCGGCGCTGGCGCTGGTCGCCCTGCTCTACTTCAACCTCGGAACCGCGATCTTCCCGCCCACCGACAAGGGCCAGTTCCTGCTCCGGCTGAAGGCCCCCACCGGCACGCGCATCGAGCGCACGGAAGAGCTGGCCCAGGAAGCCACCCGGCTCATCAAGGAAGAGGTCGGCCCCGAGAACGTGGAGGCCACCGTCGGCTACGTCGGGATGTTCCCGACCAACTACCCGATCCAGGCGGTCCACCAGTGGACCAGCGGCCCCGGCGAGTGCCTGCTGAAGGTCGCACTGAAAGAGGGTGCGTCCGGGCAGTTGGAAGGGCAGAAAGAGCGGCTCCGAACGAAGCTCGACGCCGGGCTGAAGGCGTGGCTCACAACGCGGTGGAAAGAGGACGGCCTCGCGCAAGCGGACATCGACACCCGACTGCCCGGGGTGCGGTTGTCGTTCGAGCCCGGCGACCTCGTGAGCGACGTGATGAGTTTCGGTTCGCCCACACCCGTGGAGGTGCAGGTGAGCGGCAGCAACATGGCGACCAACCTGACCTTCGCGGGCCGGTTGCGCGAGAAGCTGGCGGCGATCCCGGAGTTGCGCGACGTGCAACTGAACCCCGCCCAGGACTACCCGACCATCAACCTGAACATCGACCGCGCCCGGGCCGGCACGATGATGCTCACCGCCCGCGACATCGGGTTGTCGCTGATTCCGGCGACCGCGTCGAGCCGCTACATCCAGCCCATCTACTGGCGCGACCCGGTGAACGGGCAGGCGTACATCGTCCAGGTCCAGATCCCGCCGCCGCAGATCGGCACCGCCGACGCGCTGGGCAGCACCCCCGTCGGCCGGCGCCACACGGCCGACAACGCCAGCGATCACACCGGCACGAACGGCACGATCTACCTCCACGACGTGCTGGCCCCGAGCGGCGGGCTGACACACGTTACCAGCGCCGAAGAGGTCTACCGGTACAACATGCGCCGCGCCGCGAGCATCACCGCCAACGTGTCCACGCAAGACCTGGGCAGGGTGCGCAAGGTGGTTCAGCGGGCCATCGCGGAAGTCGGCGCCCCGCCGCGCGGGGTGCAAGTGGACATCCGCGGGCAGTTGAACACGCTCACCGTGGTGCAAACCAGCCTCGGCCGCGGGCTGCTGCTGGCGGTGCTGACGATCGCGCTTCTGCTCACCGCCTACTTCCAGTCGGTGAAGCTGGCGCTGGTCTCGGTGGCCGCGGTCCCCGCGACTCTGTGCGGAGTGGGGCTCACGCTGTGGGTCACGAACACGACGCTGAACCTCCAGTCCTTCATGGGCGCGATCATGGCGCTGGGCGTGTCCGTGGCCAACGCGATCCTGCTCGTCACGTTCGCCGAGCGGGCGCGAACGGCCCACGGCGGCGCGGTCCGCGCCGCGGTCGAGGGCGGGCGGGCGCGGCTGCGGCCGATCCTGATGACGAGCTGCGCGATGATCGCGGGGATGCTGCCAATGGCGATCGGTGCGGCCGCCGGCGGCGACCAGACCGCGCCGCTGGGTCGTGCGGTGGTCGGCGGCCTCACCGCATCGACCCTCGCCACCCTGCTGTTGCTGCCGGCGGTGTTCGCGGTCGCGCAGCGGAAGGCCGGAGTCGTGGGCGCGTCGATGGACCCGGACGACCCGAACAGCGGCCGGTACGACGAGAACAAGGTGCAACTGTTCGACGAGTGATCGCCGCACTTCTGGCCACTCGCACGCCCTTGGTGCGAGCAGCCGACACCCGTTCGGGTCCGAACGGGTATCGCGATGCGCCGGATCGCAATTGCCGCAATCGCTTTCACAACAAGACGTTACATCACTTTCGCCGATCTGCATTGGAGCCACCCTCCGTTCGTTTGAAAGCGTTATTCGGGTTTTGCAGGCCGGACTCGGTGGTAGCAGCACGCCCGCGGATGGGTAGCGAATCGGTAGCCGCAAGCCCGCGAACGTCCCGCCTTGCCCCCAGTCGGATGCCGCTGCTACGCCAACACTGCCCCGCCACTCGCCGTCGCGCGTGTGGGTGTAACCCCCGTTACACCCACACGGGCGACGGTGTTTTCCCTGGGACCGCGGACGTCCCGTCCGCTGCTCCGAGTGTGAGAACGCTTGGCGGACAGCCGCAACTCGACACTCGGCGCCAACCAGCGGACGGGACGTCCGCGGTCCCTGGTAAAGAGCGTTACCGACCGGCGTCAACCGTTGCGCCTCGCCGACCAGTTGAGTCACGCGCGCAGCGCCCCTATCCCTCTGATGGCAGCGCCCCGGAACGACCGGATGAGCCGCGAGTGCGGCCGAGATTTCCCAGCGCTTTGAAAGCAACCGAGTATAACCGCAGTATACCAAGCCATTCCCTCCATCCGCCCGCGCGGACGAACCAGCCCCCCCAAACCCAAACAACCTCTCGAATTTATGCAAAACCACGATCCGCAAGCGATCTTCGACCAAAAACACGCAGCCGGTTACGACCAGCGGTGGGCCAAATTGGCCCCGCTACGGGACGCACTCCATTTGTTCATCGGGGCGGTGCTTTCCGACCTGAAGGCCGACGCGCGTGTGCTCTGCGTCGGTGTCGGGACCGGTTCGGAGTTGATTTACCTGACGCAGCGGTTCCCGCGGTGGCACTTCACCGCGGTGGAGCCGTCAACGGCAATGCTCGACGTGTGCCGACGGAAGGCCGAGGAATGCGGCGTATCGGACCGGTGCGTGTTCCACGCGGGCTATCTGGATTCACTGCCGCCGTCCGACACGTTCGACGCGGCCACGTCTTTGCTGGTGTCGCAGTTCGTTCTGGACCGGCAGGCGCGCGTGGGCTTCTTCCGGGCGATCGCGAACCGTCTGCACCCGCGGGCGTTCTTGATTAACGCGGACCTGACTGCGGACACAAGCTCCGCGGAGTACCAGAGTTTGCTTGAGGTCTGGCTGCGGATCATGAAGTCCGCGGATTTCACCCCCGAAGATCTCGACCGTCTCCGCACCGCTTACAGTCGCGACGTTGCCGTGCTGCCCGCAAACGAGGTCCGCGCGATCCTGACGGCGGGCGGCTTTGGCGACCCAGTTCAGTTCCTCCAAACCGGTCTCATTCACGCGTGGTACACGAGGCGCGCGTGAGCCCGGGTGTGATCGTCTGACCATCAATCACCCACAGATCCGCGTTAATGCGCGTTGATGTCGGCGCCGGAGCGCGGGCCTCTGGCCCGCTTGAGATCAGCGGTTCGATTCGGCTACGGGAGGACTCAAGGCGCCTACCAGCGGGCCGTTTGAGGCCGGGGCGACACACAATACCCTTGGCGCGCATCAATGCCAGCGCCGGAGCGCGGGCCTCTGGCCCGCTTGAGATCAGCGGTTCGATTCGGCTACGGGAGAACTCAAGGCGCACTCCCGGCGCATACCAGCGGGCCAGAGGCCCGCGCTCCGGCGCCAGCACTACTCACGCTTCAGTATCAGCCGATCCTCTCGGACCGTTTCAAAAATCACCAGAATTGCGCGCGGGTCTGTCGGCGTGCCGGCCTCTTATACTGGCGGCGAACCGGAGGAACCGACATGGCTGGGGTTCGACTGGCCGCGCTGGTGCGGAAGCTGCGGCGCGACGCCGTTTTCGACTCGGGCGGTGACTCCGACGCGGACCTGCTCGCGCGCTTCGCATCGGCGCGCGACGAGCTGGCGTTCGAGCTGCTCGTGTGGCGGCACGGCGCAATGGTGCTGGCAGCGTGCCGGCGCGCGTTGGGACACACCGAGGATGCCGAGGACGCGTTCCAGGCCACGTTCCTCGTATTGGCGCGCAAGGCCCACGCGGTCCGCCGGGGAACCGCGGTCCCGGCCTGGCTCCACCGGGTCGCCGTGCGGATCGCGCACCGGCTCGCGGCCGGTCGTCGGCCGACTACCACCCTCGCCACAGAGCCCGCGGCCCGCGCCACACCCGACGCGGCCGAGTTGCACGAACTGCGTGGCATGCTCGACGCCGAGATCGACCGGCTCTCCGAACCGTACCGGCGAGCGTTCGTGCTGTGCTACCTGGAGGGGCTGTCGAACGCGGACGCGGCCCGGGAACTCGGTTGCCCGGTGGGCACCATCGAATCCCGGCTGACGGCCGCACGCCGCACCCTCCGAACCCGCCTCGTGCGGCGGCTTCCGCTGCCCGCCGGGGCGCTGGCCGCACTCGGGTTCCTCCCGACCCTGTCGGCAACTGCGGTCGCCGAAGTGAAGCGCGCCGCGGCGGTCGCCGCGACCCGCGGACTCCGGGCCGCGATCGGAATTGCACGCGAGCCGGCCGTGCGGCTGGCGGAAAGGGCAATGATCATGACGAAGCTGCAAAAGTGGGTCGTGGGCACAATGAGTCTCGCCCTGTTCGGGCTGGCCGTGGGCATCGGGTGGGCAGGCCCGGACGCCGAGCCTCCCGAGCCTCCGAAAGTGGTGACAGCGCACCCGGTAAGCGCACCACCAGACACTAAGGTGCAGTTGGACAGTGCTCCGCCGCCCAAGCCGGTGGAACCCAAACCAAAAGATACTTGGCCGCTCGCGTGGCGCAGAACGCTGGACGGCTACGGACATCTCATCGGCGTTACCCCCGACGGAAAGTCGCTCCTCATGCGCCACGACCGCGGAGTGAACCTGATACCACTTACAGAAAAAAATGCGCGCACATTTTCATCAGCAAATAATGTGTCAGGAGCTGCATTGTCTGCTGACGGAAAGTTCGTCGCAACTGCCGAAGGTATTAACGGGGTGAAGATTCGAGACCGCATGAGCGGCCGAGTCGTCGAGGCCCTCTGGCCGAGTGGCGATCTCCCGGCACAACAGGTTGCGTTCACGCCCGATGGGGCAAAGCTCGTTGTCTTATGTTGGCGTAGGTCCGCACCCTCAAGGTTTGGCGCCGCGGGGGCACCACCCGCAAAGAGTAAGGCCGCACGCACTGAGACGGTCCGCCTCTCGGTGTGGGACATGGCAACGCTGAAGGAACTTACTCAGCCTGCGCATGAAGAGACTTTCGACGATTCGCAAGAGCTGAGGTACGTGCTGTCTCGGTACGGACGGTTCGCACTCCGAACTCAGGCCGTGTTCGAGAAGACCGGAACGGACACGCAATTCAAAGCGCGCCAGTTCACGGTCATCGACACGGTCAGCGGTGCCGCCGCCAAACCGCTCGAATTGCCCCACTACGTCAGTCAAGCGGCCTTTCCGGACGCCCTCTCCCCTGATGGGAAGATCATTGCTGCATTGAACACGGACGGCAGCAGGCTCCAGTTCTTCAATTCGGATACGGGTCGGGAGCGATTTAAAGTGTCCGCACTTCGCCGCCCGGTGAAGGCCGTGGCATTTTCCCCGAACGGTAAATTCGTGGCCGCCGCAACGGGTGTTGATTCGTCGTCCGGCCGCGGCGACGCGATTGCAGCCCCATCCGAGGTTGTCATCTGGGAAACGGCCACCGGAAAGGAGGTCGCCCGGCTGATCGATAAAGATAGCATTCGCGACTACACAGCCCTGACGTTCAGCCCGAACGGGTCTTTTCTGGCCGCTCAATCCAAGGACGACTTCATCTCAATCTGGGGACAACTGCCGGCCGCAGAACCGGCACCGGAAGCACGCAAGCCGTCCCAACCGCCGGCGAAGTCGTCACCCACCGCACCAGACCGGTTTCAGGCACTGATGAGCGGCCTCGGGGCCGAAGGGGTGACCGATGCCCGCCGTGTTGAGGTGCTGTTCCTTGCCGCGCTCGGGCGGTTCCCCACGGACGTAGAGGCTCGCACTCTCGCGGCCCAACTTGCTCGCAGCAGCGATAAGGCCGCCGCACTCCGCGAGTTACTCGGCACGCTCACCGAAACGGCCGAGTTCCGCGCGCACGCCGCCGAGTTGCAGCGGATGGTGAAGTAAAAACCGTACTGTGTCGGCCGCACAGGGCGGGAGCACAGGGCTTCCGCCCTGTGCTACGCGAGCCGGCCCCTCCGGGGCGGAGAACAAGTTAAAAGGCGAAAGTGCAAAGGCAAAAGGATTGCACCTCTTTTGCCTTTGCACGTTCCTCTTTTGGACACTTCTCGCTGGACGCGACAGCGGGTACTGCGTTGCGGTGATTGATCTTGTGAAAGAGTCCAGCCGGTGCCTTTTTGGGGGTTACCACACCAACCCATCAAGGACACCGGCATGGACCGCGCTCATGTGCGCGTTGTGTCGAAGAGTTGTGCCCCGGAGACCTTCCCGTGCCCCCGGTGCGGAGAACGGGGACGGCGGAAAGGTACCCACACCCGCCGCGTTCGGGACATCGCCTACGGGGAAATCGTGTTCCTCGAGTTGACCGTTGGAGAATACCGCGCCACCTGTGCCTGTTGCAAGACCTTCCGCTCTCAGATCGAAGGGATCGAACCTCGAGCCGAGTACACCAACCGCGTTCGCGAGGCCGTCATCGACCGACTCCTCGAGGACGGCATGAGCGCCCATCGGCTCCAACAGGCGTTGCGTCGGGACTTCCTCCTGGATCTGTCCGACGGGTTCCTCTCGGACTGCCTGGACTGGAAGGTGCGCCAGACCGACATGCCCGGGTACCGCCAGTGGACGCTTGACAACTTCTCGGGCACCCTGTGCATCGACGAGCTGCACTTGGGCCACCGCACGCTCCTGTTGGCCACCGACCCGATCGGCGATTTCCCGGTGGCCTTCGCCGTGGTCTCGGCCAACGATCAGGCCCATATGCGTGGGTTCCTGAACAACCTGCGGAACCACGGGTTCTTGCCCCAAGTGGTCGTCACCGATGGCTCGAACCTGTACCCCACCGTGTTGGCGGACCTGTGGCCCCACGCCCGTCACCAGCTGTGCGTGTTCCATGTCCTCAAGGACATCAATACCCATGTCTTCGATGCCCTGCGACGGCTCCGACGCGCGCTCGCCCGAAAAGGGGGACGGAAGCGACGTCGGGGCCGGCCGAGCAAGGCCCAGAAACAGGCCCGGGCACGCCGCGGGAAGACCAAGACGGAGCAAGGGCACTTCGTGTGGAAGCATCGGCACCTGATCGTGACCCGACCCGAACATCTGGATGGGCGACAACGCCGCTGGCTCAGCCAGATGTTCGGTTACCTGCCCGCGCTGCGGGCGCTCCGCGCGTTCGCGCTTCGGATCTATCGGCTGTTCGACCCCGAGCAAAGCCCTCATCAAGCGCGGTGCCGTCGGGCGGCTCTGGTCCGAGACGCACAGTACCAATCCGATCCCGACCTGTCCTCGGCGTTGGAACTGCTGAGCGCCGAGAAGTTCGACAAGATGATGGCGTTCCTGCACAGCCCCCACGCTCGACGGGTTCGGACCAATAACCACGTGGAGCGCACCAATCGGCGCCTCCGATACTTGGAAAAGGTGCGGTACAAATGGCGTCGGCGAAGGACCATCGTCCGGTTCATCGTCCTGGCCCTGGATCGCTGGCACCAACAACGCTTGACCCAAAAACAAACCGCGGTCACGCCGGATACACAGTCGAAGGGTGTGGAGACCAGAAAGCCGGCATCATGAAGTTGTCGCGTTCAGCGAGAAGTCTCCTCTTTTGCCTTGGTTTCGCACCCCGGAGGGGTCGCCGGACGTAGCACAGGGCGGTAGCCCTGTGCACCAACACCCTTCAACCCGATCCGGCATTAACCCGGCGAAGCGCGAGTAAAGAGGCGAAGGTGTGAAGGCAAAAGGGGTTGCTACCTTTTTGCCTTCACACCTTCGCCTCCTCACTTGCGCTCGACTTACCCGCAGCCGGTGGTTTCACCGCAGGTGTCGCACTTCATGCACGCCCCGCTGCGCACCAGCGTGAGCTGCTGACAGTTCGAGCACGGGTCGCCCTCGTAGCCCTTCAGCCGGGCCGCCCGGATCTTCTCAGCCTGCGTACCCGCCACCGGGGTGTAACTGTTCCGCGGCGGGAGAACGGCGGTGCCGTTCCCGTTCGCCTTCGCGTGCCCGTTCCCGTTGCCGTTCGCGTGCCCGTTACCGTTGCCGTTGGTTACCCGCGGCGGGGGCGTCTGGATCACGTCGCTGCTCGGCTTCGGGGCCGTTCCCGTGGTCCCCGGCTTCGCATGCGCCGAGCGCGGGTGCTCGATCGCGGGCTTCGGCGGCGCCTTCGTGTCGACGGTGCGGGTGCTCACCACCACCTCGTCGTCGAAGTCGGGGTCGTCGTCGTCGTCGTGCATCGTGTCCCCGCGCAGGTCCTCGGGGAGCACGTGGGCCAGGTCCTTGCGGTCCAGGTACGTGATCGCCAGCTCGCGGAAGATGTAGTCGATGATCGACGTGGACATCTTGATGTACGGGTTCCCCTGCACCACCCCGTTCGGCTCGAAGCGGGTGAACAGGAACGCGTCGATGTACTCCTCCAGCGGCACCCCGTGCTGGAGCCCGAGCGACACCGCGATGGCGAAGCAGTTGGTCATGCTCCGGAACGCGGCGCCCTCCTTGTGCATGTCGATGAAGATCTCGCCGAGCGTGCCGTCCTCGTACTCGCCGGTGCGGATGTACATCTTGTGGTTGCCGATGCGGGCCTTCTGGGTGTAGCCCGCGCGGCGGTCCGGCAGCCGCCGCCGCTTCGCGATGTACCGGTGAACGATCCGCTCGGTGATCTTCTCGGCCACCTGCACCTGCGGCGCCTTCGCCTCGGCCTTCTCGGCCTCCGGCGTGACCGACGCGAGCAGCGCCGCCTCCGGCGAGTCCGCGACGGAGTTCAGCGGCTGGGACAGCTTCGAGCCGTCGCGGTAGAGCGCGTTGGCCTTGGTCATCAACTGCCACGACAGCAGGTACGCCTTCTTCACGTCCTCGACGGTGGCGTCGTAGGGCATGTTGATGGTCTTCGAGATCGCCCCGCTGATGTACGGC belongs to Gemmata obscuriglobus and includes:
- a CDS encoding dienelactone hydrolase family protein, with the translated sequence MVRVVTTLTAAIALATPVAAQPEPNALLAQRYELGQRVKRFEREWEKRDGTAARARALGHLSKLTQQFFAIQFGEAGRSLDLATFALTTDDEPSNAQLWAWSLYAVPESRVLDGTAKELTVTIAPLYALKGERPKNLEVQLWFTDKQLVTARPDKFPYTVKVPLPALGEFEGLDRKLYFMVESGKELRRSAVGVSQVASAPPRLAALKKAAGAWKSLGTIEQATVRDRAEQLTSVASGAMPETDLPIADLLKNAETMLNGEPFFTPAKAGEFWLSVPLGEKKAAPCRVFVPRGLTPHKPVPVVFALHGAGGSENLFFEGYGAGRVVTECRDRGWVLVAPRSGTAFAGAPPVAKILDQLATRYPLDTKRVFVVGHSMGASQTVELVQKHPGRFAAVAALGGGGTVKDAKPFAEQPTFVGVGNNDFALPAARGLRKALTDGGAKHVTYKEYAGVEHMVIVRAALPDVFALFDERAK
- a CDS encoding efflux RND transporter permease subunit, with product MNPIVFALRNPVTVMVGVVAVLIGSALAAVRMNADVFPPLNQPVIYICQPYGGMSPAQMEGLLTNYYEFHFLYVNGVKHLESRNIFGMALIKVHFHPGTDMAQATAEVVAAVNRARFMMPPGTVPPFVTRTDTGTAPVGYLVVSSDTKSIKDIQDIATLRVRPQFASVPGVSSPPAFGGNQRAVVVNVNPDAVAKQGLTLWQVTDAIAAGNPVTPSGTLKAGDRQVLVTSNVMAGGNPVQELGAVPVKLGAHPVLLRDVATLEDASDLTSGYALVNGRRSVYMLITKRADASTVAVVDELKAALPRMRESVPEDVGIEFAFDQSPIVVESMWGVGTEGLIGAALTGLMVLLFLRDWRSVVVVVLNIPIALCAAGFALWASGQSLNLMTLGGLALAVGILVDEATVEVENIHTQLLRYDSVARAVRQGNLETAVPRLLAMLCILAVFIPSFFMEGAARELFVPLSLAVGYAMIASYLLSSTFVPVMSVWLLKHTPAHTEAKGGLFARVLDGYEAVVARLVHLRYATVPLYLLAALALVALLYFNLGTAIFPPTDKGQFLLRLKAPTGTRIERTEELAQEATRLIKEEVGPENVEATVGYVGMFPTNYPIQAVHQWTSGPGECLLKVALKEGASGQLEGQKERLRTKLDAGLKAWLTTRWKEDGLAQADIDTRLPGVRLSFEPGDLVSDVMSFGSPTPVEVQVSGSNMATNLTFAGRLREKLAAIPELRDVQLNPAQDYPTINLNIDRARAGTMMLTARDIGLSLIPATASSRYIQPIYWRDPVNGQAYIVQVQIPPPQIGTADALGSTPVGRRHTADNASDHTGTNGTIYLHDVLAPSGGLTHVTSAEEVYRYNMRRAASITANVSTQDLGRVRKVVQRAIAEVGAPPRGVQVDIRGQLNTLTVVQTSLGRGLLLAVLTIALLLTAYFQSVKLALVSVAAVPATLCGVGLTLWVTNTTLNLQSFMGAIMALGVSVANAILLVTFAERARTAHGGAVRAAVEGGRARLRPILMTSCAMIAGMLPMAIGAAAGGDQTAPLGRAVVGGLTASTLATLLLLPAVFAVAQRKAGVVGASMDPDDPNSGRYDENKVQLFDE
- a CDS encoding class I SAM-dependent methyltransferase: MQNHDPQAIFDQKHAAGYDQRWAKLAPLRDALHLFIGAVLSDLKADARVLCVGVGTGSELIYLTQRFPRWHFTAVEPSTAMLDVCRRKAEECGVSDRCVFHAGYLDSLPPSDTFDAATSLLVSQFVLDRQARVGFFRAIANRLHPRAFLINADLTADTSSAEYQSLLEVWLRIMKSADFTPEDLDRLRTAYSRDVAVLPANEVRAILTAGGFGDPVQFLQTGLIHAWYTRRA
- a CDS encoding sigma-70 family RNA polymerase sigma factor — protein: MAGVRLAALVRKLRRDAVFDSGGDSDADLLARFASARDELAFELLVWRHGAMVLAACRRALGHTEDAEDAFQATFLVLARKAHAVRRGTAVPAWLHRVAVRIAHRLAAGRRPTTTLATEPAARATPDAAELHELRGMLDAEIDRLSEPYRRAFVLCYLEGLSNADAARELGCPVGTIESRLTAARRTLRTRLVRRLPLPAGALAALGFLPTLSATAVAEVKRAAAVAATRGLRAAIGIAREPAVRLAERAMIMTKLQKWVVGTMSLALFGLAVGIGWAGPDAEPPEPPKVVTAHPVSAPPDTKVQLDSAPPPKPVEPKPKDTWPLAWRRTLDGYGHLIGVTPDGKSLLMRHDRGVNLIPLTEKNARTFSSANNVSGAALSADGKFVATAEGINGVKIRDRMSGRVVEALWPSGDLPAQQVAFTPDGAKLVVLCWRRSAPSRFGAAGAPPAKSKAARTETVRLSVWDMATLKELTQPAHEETFDDSQELRYVLSRYGRFALRTQAVFEKTGTDTQFKARQFTVIDTVSGAAAKPLELPHYVSQAAFPDALSPDGKIIAALNTDGSRLQFFNSDTGRERFKVSALRRPVKAVAFSPNGKFVAAATGVDSSSGRGDAIAAPSEVVIWETATGKEVARLIDKDSIRDYTALTFSPNGSFLAAQSKDDFISIWGQLPAAEPAPEARKPSQPPAKSSPTAPDRFQALMSGLGAEGVTDARRVEVLFLAALGRFPTDVEARTLAAQLARSSDKAAALRELLGTLTETAEFRAHAAELQRMVK
- a CDS encoding transposase — encoded protein: MFLELTVGEYRATCACCKTFRSQIEGIEPRAEYTNRVREAVIDRLLEDGMSAHRLQQALRRDFLLDLSDGFLSDCLDWKVRQTDMPGYRQWTLDNFSGTLCIDELHLGHRTLLLATDPIGDFPVAFAVVSANDQAHMRGFLNNLRNHGFLPQVVVTDGSNLYPTVLADLWPHARHQLCVFHVLKDINTHVFDALRRLRRALARKGGRKRRRGRPSKAQKQARARRGKTKTEQGHFVWKHRHLIVTRPEHLDGRQRRWLSQMFGYLPALRALRAFALRIYRLFDPEQSPHQARCRRAALVRDAQYQSDPDLSSALELLSAEKFDKMMAFLHSPHARRVRTNNHVERTNRRLRYLEKVRYKWRRRRTIVRFIVLALDRWHQQRLTQKQTAVTPDTQSKGVETRKPAS